Proteins from a single region of Nitrospirota bacterium:
- a CDS encoding DegQ family serine endoprotease, with the protein MTEKKRTLMYAATLILVGLIIGLGISSNFNLLSNGHTQEPAISKESIDILSRTGKAMAEVAAAVKPAVVNISSTKTIKISGMQSPFFDDPFFRRFFGDEFGQPRRPREHKSSGLGSGVIVDKDGYILTNNHVIKDADEIKVKLSDKREFKGKVIGTDTKTDLAVIKIDSNHLPVLRIGDSDRLRVGETVIAVGNPFGLNQTVTSGIVSATGRANVGIADYEDFIQTDAPINPGNSGGALVNVKGELIGINTAIFSTSGGYQGIGFAIPSSMAKAVMDNLIQKGKVVRGWLGVSIQPVTPDLAKQFNIKDDKGALVGDVVEESPAEKAGIQNGDVIIEFDGREVTDPASLRNNVAATPPGKKAAIKVMRDGKIKALDVAIAELPADQQKLHGGFDNLLKGVIVQGLTPELKKSLDIPARISGVVVADIEEGSPAGGLLLPKDVIVEVNRRKITSAKDYEAIVSKIKSAEDVLLLVFRNGSVTYLSLSAR; encoded by the coding sequence ATGACAGAGAAAAAACGCACGTTAATGTACGCTGCAACACTTATACTGGTCGGGCTTATCATAGGCCTCGGCATATCTTCAAACTTCAATCTGCTCTCAAACGGCCATACGCAGGAACCGGCTATATCGAAAGAGTCTATTGATATCCTTTCCAGGACAGGAAAAGCTATGGCCGAAGTTGCTGCTGCCGTGAAACCTGCAGTTGTAAATATTTCTTCGACAAAAACGATAAAAATATCCGGCATGCAGTCGCCCTTCTTTGACGATCCGTTTTTCCGGAGATTTTTCGGCGATGAATTCGGGCAGCCCAGAAGGCCGCGAGAACATAAGTCGTCTGGTCTCGGTTCCGGCGTAATAGTGGATAAAGACGGCTATATATTGACCAACAACCATGTGATCAAGGATGCCGATGAGATTAAGGTCAAGTTGTCTGACAAGAGAGAGTTCAAGGGCAAGGTGATCGGCACAGACACAAAAACTGACCTTGCCGTGATCAAGATAGATTCGAACCATCTCCCTGTGCTGAGGATCGGTGATTCGGACAGACTGAGGGTCGGGGAGACCGTCATTGCGGTCGGCAACCCCTTTGGACTGAACCAGACGGTAACATCTGGTATTGTCAGCGCAACAGGCAGGGCAAATGTAGGCATTGCCGACTATGAAGATTTTATTCAAACTGACGCCCCGATAAATCCCGGCAATTCAGGAGGAGCGCTCGTTAACGTGAAAGGAGAACTCATCGGTATCAATACGGCCATATTCAGCACCTCAGGCGGTTATCAGGGAATCGGTTTTGCGATCCCCAGCAGCATGGCAAAGGCCGTGATGGATAACCTCATTCAGAAAGGGAAGGTTGTCAGGGGCTGGCTCGGGGTATCAATACAGCCTGTCACTCCTGATCTTGCAAAGCAGTTCAATATCAAGGACGATAAAGGAGCCCTTGTGGGCGATGTCGTGGAAGAGAGCCCTGCTGAAAAAGCCGGGATTCAGAATGGCGATGTCATCATAGAGTTCGATGGCAGGGAAGTGACTGATCCTGCAAGTCTGAGAAATAATGTGGCTGCAACTCCTCCCGGCAAAAAGGCTGCGATTAAAGTCATGCGCGACGGCAAAATTAAGGCACTCGATGTTGCCATTGCCGAACTTCCGGCAGATCAGCAGAAGCTTCATGGAGGATTCGACAATCTTCTCAAGGGAGTCATTGTGCAGGGGCTTACCCCTGAACTGAAAAAAAGTCTCGATATACCGGCGAGAATATCAGGGGTTGTTGTTGCAGACATCGAAGAGGGAAGCCCTGCCGGAGGACTGCTGCTGCCCAAGGATGTTATTGTGGAAGTCAACCGCAGGAAGATAACCAGCGCAAAGGACTATGAGGCTATTGTATCGAAAATCAAGTCCGCAGAGGATGTCCTGCTGCTTGTCTTCAGAAACGGCTCGGTCACCTATCTCTCACTCTCTGCCCGATAA
- a CDS encoding Hsp20 family protein: MNREDIDISVADEVLTIKGKRHSDDPKAEETYHRRERWTGQFSKNIVLPFRVENSRVEAKYQKGVLTIVLPREAVAEQREERTRERRVYTPAVDIIEGKDETTVIADMPGVDESSVDITLEKNILEIYGKVDPDIPQGMRLVISEYGIGDYHRRFTLSDEIDRDRIQATVKNGVLRLILPRAEKAKTRKIEVRAGQ; the protein is encoded by the coding sequence ATGAATCGTGAGGATATTGATATCTCGGTCGCTGATGAGGTGCTTACGATCAAGGGGAAACGCCATAGTGATGATCCTAAGGCTGAAGAGACTTATCACCGGCGGGAACGCTGGACCGGGCAGTTTTCGAAGAATATTGTTCTGCCCTTCAGGGTAGAAAACAGCAGGGTTGAGGCGAAGTATCAGAAGGGTGTGCTCACGATCGTTCTGCCGAGAGAGGCAGTCGCTGAACAACGGGAAGAAAGGACGCGTGAGCGGCGGGTCTATACTCCGGCAGTAGATATCATCGAGGGCAAGGATGAAACGACAGTAATCGCGGATATGCCCGGTGTTGATGAATCTTCCGTGGATATTACCCTTGAAAAGAACATCCTCGAAATCTATGGAAAGGTAGATCCGGATATCCCTCAGGGAATGAGGCTTGTCATATCAGAGTATGGCATCGGCGACTATCACCGCCGCTTTACGCTTTCTGATGAGATCGACAGGGACAGGATCCAGGCTACGGTAAAAAATGGTGTTTTACGACTGATACTTCCCAGGGCAGAAAAGGCAAAAACAAGAAAAATTGAGGTAAGGGCCGGGCAGTAG
- a CDS encoding DNA helicase UvrD, with amino-acid sequence MRFIADLHIHSKYSRATSRDLNPENLWKWAQLKGISVVGSGDFTHPQWIKELEEKLGPAGNGLFSLKKAFETDDVPDSCRADVSFMLSAEISCIYKKNDKTRKIHSVILAPGFSAAEKINARLKQIGNLHSDGRPILGLDAKELLKIVLDISPDAMVIPAHAWTPHFSVFGAVSGFDSLEECYEELTPHIHAIETGLSSDPLMNWRLSALDNITLISNSDAHSPSKLGREANVLETEISYGAITDALKTRKGFSGTIEFFPEEGKYHYDGHRACDVSFTPKESIRYNNICPVCSKKLTIGVMHRVDKLADRDEGFRPKDAPPFHSIIPLVEIIGEALSVGPSSKKVAAMYFNLLSALGNEFTILLDTPLTEIENAGSAKIAEAIAKMRSGDISIAPGYDGEFGKIRIFEQFKKKEPKGQTSLF; translated from the coding sequence ATGCGTTTTATTGCCGACCTGCATATCCATTCGAAATATTCCCGCGCAACCAGCAGGGACCTCAATCCCGAGAACCTCTGGAAATGGGCACAGCTCAAAGGCATCTCTGTAGTCGGTTCAGGAGATTTCACGCATCCGCAGTGGATCAAAGAACTTGAGGAGAAACTTGGGCCTGCAGGCAATGGACTTTTCAGCCTGAAAAAAGCCTTTGAAACAGATGACGTGCCTGACTCCTGCAGAGCAGATGTCTCGTTCATGCTTTCAGCAGAGATCAGCTGCATCTATAAGAAGAATGACAAGACCCGGAAGATCCATAGCGTCATTCTTGCACCCGGTTTTTCAGCGGCAGAGAAGATCAATGCCCGGCTGAAACAGATCGGCAACCTCCATTCAGACGGCAGGCCGATACTCGGGCTTGATGCAAAGGAGCTTCTTAAGATCGTTCTTGATATATCGCCTGATGCCATGGTCATTCCAGCCCATGCCTGGACGCCTCACTTTTCGGTCTTTGGCGCAGTATCCGGCTTTGACAGCCTTGAAGAATGCTATGAAGAACTGACGCCCCACATTCATGCCATCGAGACGGGCCTCTCGTCCGACCCGCTTATGAACTGGAGACTGTCCGCGCTCGACAATATCACGCTTATCTCGAACTCTGATGCCCACTCGCCGTCAAAATTGGGCCGCGAGGCAAATGTATTGGAGACGGAGATTTCGTATGGCGCAATCACTGATGCACTTAAGACACGGAAAGGATTTTCAGGGACGATCGAGTTTTTCCCTGAGGAAGGCAAATACCATTATGACGGCCACAGGGCCTGCGATGTGAGCTTTACGCCAAAGGAATCGATCAGGTATAACAACATCTGCCCGGTCTGCAGCAAGAAGCTCACGATCGGCGTTATGCATAGGGTCGATAAACTGGCCGACAGAGACGAAGGCTTTCGGCCAAAAGACGCGCCCCCCTTCCATTCGATCATCCCGCTCGTAGAGATTATCGGAGAGGCATTGAGTGTCGGCCCATCCAGCAAGAAGGTGGCGGCAATGTATTTTAATCTGCTTAGCGCTCTTGGAAATGAGTTTACGATCCTCCTGGATACCCCTCTTACTGAAATCGAAAACGCAGGTTCTGCAAAAATAGCCGAGGCCATTGCAAAAATGCGCTCCGGAGATATATCGATCGCTCCAGGATATGACGGCGAGTTCGGCAAGATCAGGATATTTGAACAATTCAAAAAGAAAGAGCCCAAAGGACAGACAAGCCTTTTTTAG
- a CDS encoding dienelactone hydrolase family protein — protein MKTSLSLIFCILSIVLLTSVANATIRTQAVEYRDGDAILEGYLAYDDDMHHKKMPGVLVVHEWMGLGAYEKGRAEQLAALGYVAFAADIYGKGIRPKDGKEAAEFAGKYRGGDRKVLRSRVNAALDVLKKQLLVDTTKTAAIGYCFGGTTVLELARSGADTLGVVSFHGGLATSMPTDAKNIKGKVLALHGGDDPFVKAEEVLSFQDEMRKAGVDWQFVSYGNAVHSFSNPASGNDNSKGAAYNEKADKRSWAAMKTFFKEIFGDKK, from the coding sequence ATGAAAACATCTCTCTCTCTGATCTTCTGCATACTCTCAATTGTGCTTCTGACTTCCGTTGCCAATGCGACCATCCGTACTCAAGCTGTCGAATACAGGGATGGAGATGCGATTCTTGAGGGATACCTCGCGTACGATGATGACATGCACCACAAAAAAATGCCGGGAGTGCTAGTTGTACACGAATGGATGGGGCTCGGCGCGTATGAGAAAGGCAGGGCAGAGCAGCTTGCTGCCTTGGGCTATGTGGCCTTTGCAGCGGATATCTATGGCAAGGGCATCAGGCCGAAGGACGGAAAGGAGGCTGCGGAATTTGCCGGTAAATATCGCGGAGGCGACCGTAAGGTGCTCCGCTCCCGCGTAAATGCAGCGCTCGATGTCCTGAAAAAACAACTATTGGTAGATACGACAAAGACCGCTGCAATCGGATATTGTTTCGGCGGCACAACCGTGCTTGAGCTTGCGCGAAGCGGCGCCGACACTCTGGGCGTTGTGAGCTTCCATGGCGGCCTTGCCACCTCTATGCCCACTGATGCGAAGAATATCAAAGGCAAGGTGCTGGCTCTGCATGGCGGGGACGATCCCTTTGTAAAGGCCGAGGAAGTGCTGTCCTTTCAGGACGAGATGCGCAAGGCAGGTGTGGACTGGCAGTTTGTGAGTTATGGCAATGCTGTTCACAGTTTCAGCAATCCTGCTTCGGGCAATGACAACAGCAAGGGGGCTGCTTACAATGAGAAGGCTGACAAGCGGTCCTGGGCTGCGATGAAGACGTTCTTCAAGGAAATCTTCGGCGATAAGAAATGA
- a CDS encoding NAD(P)H-dependent oxidoreductase: MNYLILYAHPNPKSFNHAIFEAVMDTLAEAGKEVFVRDLYAQNFNPVLSLNDLADMMQGKLPPEVKAEQEYISSADMVIVIYPLWWAGMPAILKGYIDRVFTEGFAYRINGPDLEGLLKGKKVLLITTTGAPQEMYEASGMFKSIGQTTGEGIFQFTGMELIAHKYLCAIPYVTDEDRRKMLEEVRELIQKILL, encoded by the coding sequence ATGAATTATCTTATCCTCTATGCCCATCCGAACCCCAAGAGCTTTAACCATGCCATCTTTGAGGCGGTCATGGACACACTCGCAGAGGCCGGGAAGGAAGTCTTTGTGCGCGATCTGTACGCACAGAATTTCAACCCTGTGCTGTCACTTAATGACCTGGCTGATATGATGCAGGGAAAGCTTCCGCCTGAAGTAAAGGCAGAGCAGGAGTATATCAGCTCAGCGGATATGGTCATTGTGATCTATCCGCTCTGGTGGGCAGGCATGCCCGCGATCCTGAAGGGATATATAGACAGGGTCTTTACCGAGGGCTTTGCCTATCGTATCAACGGGCCGGATCTTGAAGGCCTGCTGAAGGGGAAGAAGGTGCTGCTGATCACAACGACCGGTGCGCCGCAGGAGATGTATGAAGCGTCAGGCATGTTTAAAAGCATAGGCCAGACCACCGGAGAAGGCATCTTCCAGTTTACCGGCATGGAACTGATCGCACATAAATATCTCTGTGCAATACCATATGTAACGGATGAAGACAGGAGGAAGATGCTCGAAGAGGTGAGGGAATTGATTCAGAAAATACTGTTGTAA
- a CDS encoding class I tRNA ligase family protein, whose translation MLKLFNTFGRKLEPFRTVGNKRASIFTCGPSVYQRAHIGNFRTFLFEDILVRYLEYSGFTVERGMAVTDIEDKAIREAEKYGTSVKKLTDKNIAQFIKELKLLNMKVPQYMPRASECVDESVCIIKRLLERKIAYSFGGNIYFDPLKVRSFGKLFGLDMSKWPKKKRRFHKDTYPGIQWNYGDFVLWHGCEISEKACWKTELGEGRPSWNVQDPSMVLRHFSGTLAAFCGGIDNLYRHHDYSLAILESIKPYPMSRFWLHGAHLYVDGQKMSKSKGNILYTEMLIKKGYSAQEIRFFLMYSHYRKKLNYSDNAMKAAAERLRDFRNCVMLTKKKAGASRPADSQISESLKTAFEFSMDNDMSVKPAFDAMQETLKKIDLPSLSAPQAAGIIKVLKKIDEVLQVLF comes from the coding sequence ATGTTGAAATTGTTCAATACGTTTGGCAGAAAACTTGAACCATTCAGGACTGTAGGCAACAAGCGTGCTTCAATCTTCACCTGCGGCCCATCGGTGTACCAGCGTGCGCATATCGGCAATTTCAGGACCTTTCTGTTTGAGGATATCCTTGTCCGGTACCTTGAATATTCGGGCTTCACGGTTGAGCGCGGTATGGCGGTCACTGATATCGAGGACAAGGCTATCAGAGAGGCAGAAAAATATGGAACTTCGGTAAAGAAACTGACCGACAAAAACATTGCGCAGTTCATCAAAGAACTGAAGCTGCTGAATATGAAGGTGCCCCAGTATATGCCCCGTGCATCTGAATGTGTGGACGAATCGGTCTGTATCATAAAGAGGCTGCTTGAAAGAAAGATTGCATACAGCTTCGGCGGCAATATCTACTTTGACCCGCTGAAGGTCCGCAGCTTCGGCAAACTGTTCGGACTGGACATGTCAAAATGGCCGAAGAAGAAGAGACGTTTCCATAAGGACACCTATCCCGGCATACAGTGGAACTACGGAGATTTCGTCCTCTGGCACGGCTGCGAGATCAGCGAAAAGGCCTGCTGGAAGACTGAACTGGGTGAGGGAAGGCCGTCATGGAACGTGCAGGACCCCAGCATGGTACTGCGCCATTTCAGCGGAACCCTCGCTGCCTTCTGCGGCGGCATAGACAACCTGTACAGGCATCATGACTACTCCCTTGCCATACTTGAATCGATCAAACCCTATCCCATGTCGCGGTTCTGGCTGCATGGTGCTCATCTTTATGTTGACGGCCAGAAGATGTCCAAGTCCAAGGGTAATATCCTGTACACGGAGATGCTCATCAAGAAAGGCTATTCTGCCCAGGAGATCCGATTCTTTCTTATGTACAGCCACTACCGGAAGAAGCTCAACTATTCTGACAATGCCATGAAGGCAGCAGCAGAGCGGCTGAGAGATTTCAGGAATTGCGTGATGTTGACTAAGAAGAAGGCCGGCGCATCAAGACCTGCAGACTCGCAGATCTCCGAGAGTCTTAAAACGGCTTTTGAATTTTCCATGGATAATGATATGAGTGTAAAGCCCGCCTTTGACGCGATGCAGGAGACACTGAAAAAGATCGATCTGCCGTCGCTGTCTGCGCCTCAGGCCGCAGGGATTATCAAGGTTTTGAAAAAGATCGATGAGGTTTTGCAGGTCCTTTTCTGA
- a CDS encoding MATE family efflux transporter, protein MSVTRVVQASIISGSLWKSIWRLSWPMLIIMVLNFIVGFTDIYVAGLLNPQIQAAVGFISQLYFLVVIVANAVSIGTLALISRAVGANDHPRALHIARQSLLFSLVCAVILATAGFLMYRQIIALAGVPYEIRKIAGDFFRIFVLALAPNYVLIISNAIFNASGEVKKPLMTMSAVTIINVITVFCLVFGLGPFPALGYKGIATATAISLMIGMILNLLFFSFSRWRALFAEAWKPSVETIGKIIRIGWPAAMLQITWNAGSIVLYNILGRLEDSSITALASISNGLRIEGIIYLPAFALNMAASVLIGQNLGAGDPGRAEKAGWKIALSGAFIISVLSLVFFLNAGQLASLLTSRQDVLEETERYLRFNMFSEPFMAMSAILGGALQGAGDTRGTLKVIGICMWLIRLPLAWFFALVLHYGASGVWMAMVISMCIQGILMSARFHKGSWKHLKVE, encoded by the coding sequence ATGTCAGTGACGCGGGTAGTGCAGGCAAGTATCATTTCAGGGAGTCTCTGGAAAAGCATTTGGCGGCTTTCATGGCCCATGCTGATCATCATGGTCCTGAATTTTATTGTCGGATTCACGGATATCTACGTTGCCGGGCTGCTTAACCCTCAGATCCAGGCTGCCGTCGGTTTCATCAGCCAGCTCTATTTTCTTGTGGTCATCGTTGCCAATGCAGTCAGCATCGGAACCCTTGCGCTTATTTCGAGGGCTGTCGGCGCCAATGATCATCCGCGTGCGCTGCATATTGCCAGACAGTCCCTGCTCTTCAGCCTTGTCTGCGCAGTCATCCTTGCAACTGCCGGGTTCCTGATGTACAGGCAGATCATTGCCCTTGCGGGCGTTCCATACGAGATCAGAAAGATCGCCGGGGACTTCTTCAGGATTTTTGTGCTTGCCCTTGCACCCAACTACGTGCTGATCATATCCAATGCCATATTCAACGCCAGTGGTGAAGTAAAAAAACCGCTCATGACTATGTCTGCTGTGACCATTATCAACGTGATCACGGTTTTTTGCCTAGTCTTTGGTCTCGGCCCCTTTCCGGCTCTCGGCTATAAGGGGATCGCAACCGCTACGGCGATATCTCTGATGATCGGCATGATCTTAAACCTTCTCTTCTTCAGCTTTAGCAGATGGAGGGCGCTCTTTGCAGAGGCATGGAAACCCTCGGTGGAGACGATAGGGAAGATCATACGGATAGGATGGCCTGCTGCAATGCTCCAGATAACCTGGAATGCAGGCAGCATCGTCCTTTATAACATACTCGGCAGGCTTGAAGACAGCAGCATTACTGCCCTTGCATCCATATCCAACGGGCTCAGGATCGAAGGGATCATCTATCTGCCTGCTTTTGCCCTGAATATGGCCGCTTCGGTGCTTATTGGGCAGAACCTTGGGGCAGGCGATCCTGGGCGGGCTGAAAAGGCAGGCTGGAAGATCGCACTTTCCGGGGCCTTTATTATAAGCGTGCTGTCTCTTGTCTTTTTCCTGAATGCCGGGCAGCTTGCCTCATTGCTAACCAGCAGGCAGGACGTGCTTGAAGAGACTGAGCGGTATCTCCGGTTCAATATGTTTTCAGAACCCTTTATGGCCATGAGTGCTATTCTTGGTGGTGCGCTCCAGGGCGCAGGAGACACGCGGGGCACTCTGAAGGTGATCGGTATATGCATGTGGCTTATCAGACTTCCTCTTGCATGGTTTTTTGCGCTTGTCCTGCATTACGGCGCCTCAGGCGTCTGGATGGCCATGGTCATATCAATGTGTATACAGGGTATACTAATGTCAGCGCGGTTCCATAAAGGATCGTGGAAACATCTGAAGGTTGAATAA
- a CDS encoding cytochrome c3 family protein, which produces MKCSATFSRLQILVLIMLLPGCSAILSSTDTAIKGNMPEIKKDCLTCHTSHGADGELVLKEPITKLCLECHPDRKGPAEHKVDVIISSPVPGLPLTEGKMTCVTCHDPHSNANGAMLRMGREKLCLSCHNQ; this is translated from the coding sequence ATGAAATGCTCCGCAACATTTTCCCGGCTTCAAATACTGGTTCTTATCATGCTTCTGCCTGGCTGTTCGGCAATCTTATCGTCAACAGACACGGCTATAAAGGGGAATATGCCGGAGATCAAGAAGGATTGCTTGACCTGTCATACGTCACATGGCGCAGACGGTGAACTGGTGCTGAAAGAGCCGATAACAAAGCTCTGCCTGGAATGCCATCCAGACAGGAAAGGTCCTGCTGAACATAAGGTCGATGTTATCATCTCCTCGCCGGTTCCGGGTCTGCCCCTGACCGAAGGGAAGATGACCTGTGTGACCTGCCATGATCCACATTCCAACGCCAACGGAGCAATGCTCCGCATGGGCCGAGAAAAACTCTGTCTTTCCTGTCATAACCAATAA
- a CDS encoding ferredoxin, whose translation MRVIVDEDACIGCGRCEEICPAVFHVDPEIGKSRVIDEEACDYTGCCEAAEENCPVEAITLEE comes from the coding sequence ATGAGAGTTATTGTTGATGAAGACGCCTGCATCGGTTGCGGCAGGTGTGAAGAGATCTGTCCCGCAGTGTTTCATGTTGACCCTGAGATCGGCAAGTCAAGGGTGATCGATGAAGAAGCCTGCGATTATACCGGCTGCTGCGAAGCTGCTGAAGAGAACTGCCCTGTAGAGGCGATAACGCTGGAGGAATAA
- the rpsT gene encoding 30S ribosomal protein S20, translating into MAAKAPVKRNLSAEKRARQAEARNARNRAAKSTIKGATKAVEASVKANDKDAAAKTLKAAIKTISSAKSKGILHRNTAARKVSRLTKKANALAKA; encoded by the coding sequence TTGGCAGCAAAAGCACCGGTAAAAAGAAACTTATCAGCAGAGAAAAGAGCTCGGCAGGCAGAAGCAAGAAATGCCCGTAACAGAGCGGCAAAAAGCACGATCAAAGGGGCCACAAAGGCGGTCGAGGCATCGGTAAAGGCAAACGACAAAGATGCTGCAGCCAAGACTTTGAAGGCTGCCATCAAGACCATCAGCAGCGCAAAGTCAAAAGGTATACTCCACAGGAATACCGCTGCACGCAAGGTATCCAGGCTGACAAAAAAGGCTAACGCACTGGCGAAAGCTTAA
- the holA gene encoding DNA polymerase III subunit delta — MSYKNLVDEIKKGLPSPCYLFNASDRFLHAEAVSLIKGLIPHEELDFNFQSFDMLSSEQEKTAFDQILDVLNTVPFFGGRKYVVIENAHKIVKKDLKKLETYLQGPSGSSVLVLLYEGSLKKDAKESFRGVKQISLDIREGDMPAWIAEKARLKGLKLSGDAAQYLLAVIGPDLGMLSTEIEKLTLVGKPEIEKGDIAEIIEGKRIFGAFDLINAIRNRDKEKVFRIYSILRETEEPYALLGALNWQYAQMSGGKNSPKERNYLYEVFRLLNSADLGIKTGGFYPFELLLVKLLKLSPVR, encoded by the coding sequence ATGAGCTACAAAAATCTTGTCGATGAAATAAAAAAAGGTCTTCCCTCTCCCTGCTATCTTTTTAATGCATCCGACCGTTTTCTGCATGCAGAAGCGGTTTCTCTTATCAAGGGCTTAATCCCGCATGAGGAACTTGACTTCAATTTTCAGTCTTTTGATATGCTCTCCTCTGAGCAGGAAAAGACGGCCTTTGACCAGATACTGGATGTATTAAATACGGTCCCATTTTTTGGCGGCCGCAAATATGTTGTCATTGAAAATGCCCATAAGATTGTGAAGAAGGACCTTAAGAAGCTTGAAACCTATCTGCAGGGTCCGTCCGGGAGTTCTGTGCTGGTGCTCCTGTATGAAGGGAGCCTGAAGAAGGATGCAAAAGAGAGCTTCAGGGGAGTCAAACAGATCAGTCTTGATATCAGGGAAGGCGACATGCCTGCCTGGATCGCAGAAAAGGCAAGGCTGAAGGGTCTGAAGCTCTCAGGAGATGCGGCTCAATACCTTCTTGCGGTGATCGGACCTGACCTTGGCATGCTTTCGACAGAGATAGAGAAACTGACTCTTGTCGGGAAACCTGAAATAGAAAAGGGCGACATTGCCGAGATCATTGAAGGTAAACGGATCTTCGGTGCGTTTGACCTTATCAATGCGATCCGTAATCGGGACAAGGAAAAGGTTTTCAGGATCTACAGTATTTTACGGGAGACCGAGGAGCCCTATGCGCTGCTGGGGGCATTGAACTGGCAGTATGCACAGATGTCAGGGGGAAAAAATTCCCCCAAAGAGCGGAACTATCTGTATGAAGTATTTCGCCTGCTGAACAGTGCAGACTTGGGCATAAAGACCGGGGGATTCTATCCCTTTGAACTGCTTCTGGTCAAACTGCTTAAGCTTTCGCCAGTGCGTTAG